A genomic stretch from Shewanella sediminis HAW-EB3 includes:
- a CDS encoding EAL domain-containing protein: MSSVMNWLSLKQKLILFASIPMLLLTLFGSMGMLHLSDSYQSAQKNSLAIEITQEVENLIFELQKERGLSAGYIGSAGDKYRKRLTTQRVDTDKHLSQLLTGQAIQQLYRALKGNQNQIAPLRDSLNQIKTMSHEIILVREDVTRKLEKESFHFYSEFNHQLLIFISQLQQQTEDVPQARAYNDLINVLMIQELAGKERGLMNRLLSANLMEAGAYIGINTIEHELDHAVSQLLSTATDENKNLIKDLLTSKSNLDYLLMRQHVKTQIELVEQAQEMSVSMGYGGLIHDFKNYLLRGDQEYLDSFNNNLKQINLQLARFRQHSDLSDKQLSAIKQIAETINNYDIHIDQLRILKQQKLTIEEQDNRIRIDDEPMLNALSLLQYQAPSVDSEVWWEIASERINHLHRVSSVITDEVAKLSSQQKNQSIIYLVTGILTALLTILLLFLLGRSMVRNLVGSIASIANDMQKMAHDPHLELTVPVIGNDEIARMSLALNLMLKERLKANRQLSLAAAVFDYSAEGIMVTDQDNHIELINPAFTQITGYSLEDVKGRNPSVLNSNQQPHHFYDSMWKSLKELDKWEGEIWNKRKDGQVYPEYLAITVVRDEAGEITHHIGLFLDISNRKKYEQDIWYKTNYDPLTNLANRHQYSLKIQQEMSVAKQQSQQLAILFIDLDRFKYTNDIYGHAVGNELLCLVAARLESLLGKHDFVARLSGDEFVIILSNVKRRNEVRQFVENVIDHLSSPFGLSNNELMISASIGVSLFPENGADGELLTRNAETAMYQAKGDGRNSYRYFSANMNSNMLERVQLEQRLRRAVLQEEFCLFYQPIVNMDGRTVIGVEALIRWRDPKYGLISPDKFIPVAEETGLIEPIGEWVLQQALTDLSHWHANGFMINMAINVSGRQLINSNQVSFDSLLDSMLQKHKIAPRYLHIEITESMLMDDTEQCQQKLEAIRDLGIDIYIDDFGTGYSSLSYLKRFPISVIKIDKSFVDNMLERQSDANLIKAIVMMGQSLELKLVAEGIETEEQWEFLQNLGCNFGQGYLISRPRPIDELTELLADNLKSGQEVELQRCSAL, encoded by the coding sequence ATGTCATCAGTAATGAATTGGCTTAGCTTGAAACAAAAGTTAATTTTGTTTGCTTCAATTCCAATGCTGTTACTCACACTATTTGGCTCTATGGGAATGCTGCACCTTTCAGACAGCTATCAATCCGCTCAAAAAAACTCTCTGGCTATTGAGATAACTCAAGAAGTTGAAAACCTGATTTTCGAACTACAAAAAGAGCGCGGTCTCTCCGCAGGCTATATAGGTAGTGCTGGTGATAAATACCGGAAAAGACTTACAACCCAAAGGGTCGATACCGATAAGCACCTGTCTCAACTGCTGACAGGTCAAGCTATTCAGCAGCTATACCGGGCGCTAAAAGGCAATCAAAACCAGATTGCCCCCCTACGGGACAGCTTGAATCAAATAAAAACCATGAGTCATGAGATTATCTTAGTCCGTGAAGATGTCACTAGGAAGCTGGAAAAGGAATCGTTTCACTTCTACTCAGAGTTCAATCATCAGCTATTAATCTTTATCTCCCAATTACAGCAACAGACCGAAGATGTCCCGCAGGCAAGAGCCTATAACGATCTGATCAATGTCCTCATGATCCAGGAGTTGGCGGGAAAAGAGCGTGGGCTCATGAATCGGCTGCTATCGGCAAATCTTATGGAAGCCGGCGCCTATATCGGCATAAATACGATAGAGCACGAATTAGATCACGCAGTCTCTCAGCTATTATCGACAGCCACCGATGAAAACAAAAATTTAATCAAGGACCTATTAACGAGTAAATCTAATCTCGACTATCTTCTTATGCGCCAGCATGTCAAGACTCAGATAGAGCTTGTCGAACAGGCACAAGAGATGAGTGTATCTATGGGTTATGGTGGATTGATTCATGACTTCAAGAACTATCTCCTCAGAGGAGACCAAGAGTATCTCGATAGCTTCAATAATAATCTAAAGCAGATAAACCTTCAGCTAGCCAGGTTCAGACAGCACTCAGATCTTAGCGATAAACAGCTTAGTGCGATAAAGCAGATTGCAGAGACCATTAATAACTACGACATCCATATCGACCAGCTGCGGATACTCAAACAGCAAAAGCTCACGATAGAGGAGCAAGATAACCGGATACGTATAGACGACGAACCTATGCTCAACGCATTATCACTCCTTCAGTATCAAGCCCCCAGCGTCGACAGCGAGGTTTGGTGGGAAATTGCCAGCGAGCGAATCAATCATCTGCACCGGGTCAGCTCGGTGATCACAGACGAGGTAGCCAAACTCAGTTCCCAACAAAAAAATCAATCTATCATCTATCTCGTGACAGGGATCCTGACCGCTCTGCTCACCATTCTACTGCTTTTCCTTCTGGGGCGTAGCATGGTGAGAAACCTGGTCGGTAGTATTGCAAGTATCGCCAACGATATGCAGAAGATGGCACACGACCCTCATCTGGAGCTTACTGTGCCGGTCATAGGTAATGATGAAATTGCCCGGATGTCTCTGGCACTTAACCTTATGCTTAAGGAGCGCCTCAAGGCTAACCGTCAGCTCAGCCTGGCTGCAGCCGTATTCGATTACTCTGCCGAAGGGATCATGGTTACCGACCAAGATAACCATATCGAGCTGATTAATCCCGCATTTACTCAGATAACCGGTTACAGTCTGGAAGATGTAAAAGGCAGAAACCCATCCGTATTAAACTCCAACCAACAACCACATCATTTCTATGACTCCATGTGGAAGTCGCTGAAAGAGTTGGATAAATGGGAAGGTGAGATCTGGAATAAACGTAAAGATGGTCAAGTCTACCCGGAATATCTGGCCATCACAGTCGTCAGAGATGAAGCGGGAGAGATCACCCATCATATCGGTCTTTTCCTCGATATCAGTAATCGTAAAAAATATGAACAAGATATCTGGTATAAGACAAACTATGATCCACTCACGAATCTGGCCAACCGCCACCAATACTCGTTGAAGATACAACAAGAGATGTCCGTTGCAAAACAGCAGTCTCAACAACTTGCTATTCTTTTTATTGATCTCGATCGCTTTAAGTATACCAATGACATCTATGGCCATGCGGTTGGCAATGAACTCCTATGTCTGGTCGCCGCCAGATTAGAGTCGCTCTTAGGTAAACATGATTTTGTCGCTCGCCTCAGTGGTGATGAATTTGTCATTATTCTCTCCAATGTGAAACGCAGGAATGAGGTACGTCAGTTTGTCGAAAATGTCATTGACCACCTATCTTCACCGTTTGGACTCAGTAATAATGAGTTGATGATCTCTGCCAGCATAGGTGTAAGCCTATTTCCTGAAAATGGAGCTGACGGCGAACTGCTGACTCGCAATGCCGAAACGGCGATGTATCAGGCAAAAGGCGATGGCCGTAACAGTTACCGCTACTTCTCTGCAAACATGAACAGTAATATGTTGGAGCGAGTGCAACTGGAACAACGCCTCAGACGCGCCGTACTACAGGAAGAGTTCTGTCTGTTCTATCAGCCCATAGTCAATATGGACGGTCGAACTGTCATAGGCGTCGAGGCACTTATTCGCTGGCGCGACCCTAAGTATGGACTCATTTCACCGGATAAGTTTATTCCAGTTGCAGAAGAAACCGGGCTCATCGAACCCATAGGCGAATGGGTATTGCAGCAAGCCCTCACAGATCTAAGCCACTGGCATGCTAATGGCTTTATGATCAACATGGCGATTAATGTCTCAGGCAGACAGCTTATCAACTCCAATCAGGTCTCGTTTGATTCTCTGCTGGACAGTATGCTGCAAAAGCACAAGATAGCACCTCGATACCTGCACATTGAGATCACCGAGTCCATGCTGATGGATGATACCGAGCAGTGTCAGCAAAAACTGGAGGCTATTCGTGATCTCGGTATCGATATCTATATTGACGACTTCGGTACCGGATACTCCTCACTGAGTTACCTCAAACGTTTTCCTATCTCGGTAATTAAGATCGATAAGAGCTTTGTCGATAATATGCTGGAGCGACAATCGGATGCCAACCTGATCAAGGCGATTGTGATGATGGGGCAGAGCTTAGAGTTGAAACTCGTTGCCGAAGGCATAGAAACCGAGGAGCAGTGGGAATTCTTGCAAAACTTAGGTTGTAATTTTGGACAGGGTTACCTGATCTCCAGACCACGCCCCATCGATGAGCTGACCGAGTTATTGGCTGATAACCTGAAATCGGGGCAAGAAGTTGAGCTGCAAAGGTGCTCGGCGCTCTAG